In one window of Miscanthus floridulus cultivar M001 chromosome 12, ASM1932011v1, whole genome shotgun sequence DNA:
- the LOC136496886 gene encoding peptide methionine sulfoxide reductase A2-1-like, with product MSSCSTAIDDGAANPALEPDTDAPAADGLALAQFAAGCFWSVELTYQRLPGVARTEVGYTQGHHQAPTYELVCGHGTGHAEAVRVHYDPKACPYTTLLDVFWAKINPTTLNRQGKDVGTQYRTGIYYYTAEQESLARASLAEQQKKWEDKIVTEILPAKRFYPAEEYHQRYLEKGGQSAEKGCTEPMRCYG from the exons ATGTCGTCGTGCTCCACTGCCATCGACGACGGCGCCGCGAACCCGGCCCTGGAGCCGGACACGGACGCCCCGGCGGCCGATGGCCTGGCCCTGGCGCAGTTCGCGGCGGGGTGCTTCTGGAGCGTGGAGCTGACGTACCAGCGCCTCCCCGGCGTGGCGCGCACGGAGGTCGGGTACACGCAAGGCCACCACCAGGCGCCCACGTACGAGCTCGTCTGCGGCCACGGCACGGGGCACGCCGAGGCGGTGCGCGTGCACTACGACCCCAAGGCCTGCCCCTACACCACGCTCCTCGACGTCTTCTGGGCAAAGATCAACCCCACCACGCTCAACAGACAG GGCAAGGACGTCGGGACGCAGTACCGGACGGGCATCTACTACTACACGGCGGAGCAGGAGTCGCTGGCGCGCGCGTCGCTGGCGGAGCAGCAGAAGAAGTGGGAGGACAAGATCGTCACCGAGATCCTGCCGGCGAAGCGGTTCTACCCCGCCGAGGAGTACCACCAGCGCTACCTGGAGAAGGGCGGCCAGTCCGCCGAGAAGGGCTGCACTGAACCCATGCGCTGCTACGGCTAA
- the LOC136496328 gene encoding uncharacterized CRM domain-containing protein At3g25440, chloroplastic-like: protein MAALAPRILRRRPVGSVAFLASIRIRDSWHRMCGSSSSSPAASFERLWGWFGPEVHWRRWRPWFQQPVRCGSTAITLDTDGKFARFGVGNTGVAKQKGRQQSPPKKKKMSRKAKVNQLKWYRLKAKKKMKSPNPEVRIRYKLEKAKRKEEWLIEKLRKYEVPRTPEPVHDPEILTEEEKFYLKRTGEKKKNYVPVGRRGVFGGVVLNMHLHWKNHETVKVVCKPCRPGQVYEYAEELTRLSKGTVIDIKPNNTIIFYRGKNYVQPKVMSPPDTLSKQKALEKYRYLQSLEHTSQFIEKLEKELEDYKKHVALFKNRGGVSYEKIGNEDTTADDPATTSDSK from the exons ATGGCGGCCCTTGCGCCGCGGATCCTACGGCGGCGACCCGTCGGCTCCGTCGCGTTTCTGGCCTCCATTCGGATTCG CGATTCGTGGCATCGAATGTGCGGCTCCTCTTCCTCATCTCCTGCTGCGTCGTTCGAGCGTTTGTGGGGATGGTTTGGGCCAGAGGTACACTGGCGGAGGTGGAGGCCATGGTTCCAGCAGCCCGTGAGGTGCGGGAGCACGGCGATCACGCTCGATACGGACGGCAAGTTTGCGAGGTTCGGGGTCGGCAACACGGGCGTCGCCAAGCAGAAGGGGAGGCAGCAGTCGcctccaaagaagaagaagatgtcgAGGAAGGCCAAGGTCAACCAGCTCAAGTGGTACCGCCTCAAggccaagaagaagatgaagtcaccCAACCCCGAAGTTAGGATCAGATACAAGCTTGAAAAG GCTAAGAGGAAGGAGGAATGGTTGATTGAGAAGCTGAGGAAGTATGAGGTCCCGAGGACACCGGAGCCAGTTCATGACCCTGAGATTCTTACTGAGGAGGAGAAGTTTTATCTCAAGCGAActggggagaagaagaagaattatGTTCCTGTTGGGAGGAGAGGGGTTTTTGGTGGTGTGGTTCTCAACATGCACCTCCATTGGAAGAATCATGAGACCGTGAAGGTGGTTTGCAAGCCTTGTCGGCCTGGCCAAGTTTACGAGTATGCTGAGGAATTGACAAGGCTCAGCAAAGGCACAGTCATTGATATTAAACCCAATAATACAATTATCTTTTATCGGGGGAAGAACTATGTGCAACCAAAGGTGATGTCACCTCCTGATACACTTTCAAAGCAGAAG GCCTTAGAGAAATATAGATATCTACAATCCCTTGAGCATACCAGCCAGTTTATTGAGAAGCTGGAGAAGGAGCTTGAAGATTACAAGAAGCATGTTGCTTTATTCAAGAACCGTGGGGGAGTTTCTTATGAGAAAATCGGCAATGAAGACACCACTGCTGATGATCCCGCAACTACCTCAGATTCTAAATGA